A region from the Halosolutus gelatinilyticus genome encodes:
- a CDS encoding DUF7116 family protein translates to MRLVEQARSIFAELGYTVEGDGPEFRAEREWKVVHVNTVLEAGELPSGTGKFHCFVARPEDADELERRLTSQNPDYEWAIIVADGEEYQVERAPPGPRASV, encoded by the coding sequence ATGCGACTCGTCGAGCAGGCCAGGTCGATTTTCGCTGAACTGGGCTACACCGTCGAAGGCGACGGTCCGGAGTTCCGCGCAGAACGGGAGTGGAAAGTCGTTCACGTGAATACGGTACTCGAGGCCGGCGAGCTTCCATCCGGAACGGGGAAGTTCCATTGTTTCGTCGCCCGACCCGAGGACGCGGACGAACTCGAACGGCGACTCACCAGTCAGAATCCGGACTACGAGTGGGCGATTATCGTCGCCGACGGCGAGGAGTATCAGGTCGAGCGCGCTCCGCCAGGACCGCGAGCCTCAGTCTAG
- a CDS encoding carbohydrate ABC transporter permease — protein MTDGGQTTGTERSGALIDGDDAELDRGPFQQWVADSISSPERVYRAMFYVAAIFFLFTTLFPFYWLLMVALTPEGQLQDILFTPNGFNPGAFVEVFQVIPFHRYMFNSFVIALGSTIVVLVVGSLAGYAFGRLRFRGRTPLMLLVLIISFFPPAAFFIPLNDLFNTQFFFLEPITGDGTLYNTPFAMVTPLSAIFMPLAIFILTTFYSQIPDGLEDAARVEGTTRLGALFRVIIPLSAPGVATAGVLTFIAVYNEFFFSFLMTDGQPQNWAPILEGILAYQGQYEVLYHLMAAASIIGVIPVAILVIVAQEKIVSGLTAGALKE, from the coding sequence ATGACCGACGGGGGACAGACGACCGGAACGGAGCGAAGCGGCGCCTTGATAGACGGAGACGACGCCGAGCTCGATCGCGGCCCGTTCCAGCAATGGGTCGCGGACTCCATCTCCAGCCCGGAGCGAGTGTACCGGGCGATGTTCTACGTCGCGGCGATCTTCTTCCTGTTCACGACGCTGTTCCCGTTCTACTGGCTGCTCATGGTCGCGCTGACGCCGGAAGGCCAACTCCAGGACATCCTCTTTACGCCCAACGGGTTCAATCCCGGCGCGTTCGTCGAAGTGTTCCAGGTCATCCCGTTCCACCGATACATGTTCAACAGCTTCGTGATCGCGCTGGGGTCGACGATCGTCGTCCTCGTCGTTGGCAGCCTCGCGGGGTACGCGTTCGGTCGACTGCGGTTTCGCGGACGGACGCCGCTCATGCTGCTCGTGTTGATCATCTCGTTCTTCCCACCAGCGGCGTTTTTCATTCCGCTGAACGACCTGTTCAACACCCAGTTCTTCTTCCTCGAACCGATCACCGGCGACGGCACCCTCTACAACACACCCTTCGCGATGGTGACGCCGCTGTCGGCGATCTTCATGCCGCTGGCGATCTTCATCCTCACCACCTTCTACTCGCAGATCCCCGACGGGCTCGAGGACGCGGCTCGCGTCGAAGGGACGACCCGACTCGGCGCGCTGTTCCGGGTCATCATCCCGCTGTCGGCGCCCGGCGTCGCGACCGCCGGCGTGTTGACGTTCATCGCCGTCTACAACGAGTTCTTCTTCTCGTTCCTGATGACCGACGGCCAGCCGCAGAACTGGGCGCCGATCCTCGAAGGCATCCTGGCCTACCAGGGTCAGTACGAAGTGCTCTACCACCTCATGGCCGCCGCGAGCATCATCGGGGTGATCCCCGTCGCGATCCTCGTCATCGTCGCACAGGAAAAGATCGTCAGCGGACTCACCGCGGGCGCGCTCAAAGAATAA
- the trmB gene encoding HTH-type sugar sensing transcriptional regulator TrmB has product MAPDELRSTVEHVGDRFSLGEYEIDAYLTVLEQGQLTASEIADRTDIPQPRVYDTVRSLSDRGLVELRESRPMKVVAIDPAEAFDEVQSSLEQMIDELEARYTAPARETEAVSLVKSRSTILRYLEEVIEAAEYELSLSLTPELLTRFRDELGSAIDDGVSVDLIVTPGEEAPDPGEFEYFDVATTARARRGITTPVVAVADGNYSVYATQDALRDDRDRYGVIFNRSALGFLVSGFFGTVLWTTAERTLAEDGSARPYPRKYASIRRCVKDVIDGGGEFYATIEGRDVTAGGPRIVKGRITDVSFEVTEEVAALTLETSDGEVVTVGGRVAALEDVEAHEIHIGRHEPPTIDE; this is encoded by the coding sequence ATGGCACCAGACGAGCTTCGCTCGACCGTCGAACACGTCGGGGATCGATTCAGCCTCGGCGAATACGAGATCGACGCCTACCTCACCGTCCTGGAACAGGGACAGTTGACGGCGAGCGAGATCGCCGATCGCACTGATATTCCCCAACCTCGCGTCTACGACACCGTACGGAGCCTGAGCGATCGCGGCCTCGTCGAACTGCGAGAATCCCGCCCGATGAAGGTCGTCGCGATCGACCCCGCCGAAGCCTTCGACGAGGTCCAGAGCTCCCTGGAACAGATGATCGACGAACTCGAGGCCCGGTACACGGCGCCGGCCCGCGAGACGGAGGCCGTCTCCCTCGTCAAATCCCGATCGACGATCCTACGATATCTCGAAGAGGTCATCGAGGCCGCCGAGTACGAGCTCTCGCTGTCGCTGACGCCGGAACTCCTGACCCGGTTCCGAGACGAGCTCGGCAGCGCCATCGACGACGGCGTGAGCGTCGATCTCATCGTGACGCCGGGAGAGGAGGCGCCGGACCCGGGCGAGTTCGAGTACTTCGACGTCGCGACGACGGCCCGGGCCCGCCGCGGGATCACCACGCCCGTCGTCGCCGTCGCCGACGGGAACTACTCGGTGTATGCGACCCAGGACGCGCTCCGCGACGATCGAGACCGGTACGGCGTCATCTTCAACCGATCGGCGCTCGGCTTTCTGGTATCCGGCTTCTTCGGGACCGTCCTCTGGACGACCGCAGAGCGAACGCTCGCCGAAGACGGCAGCGCCCGCCCCTATCCCCGCAAGTACGCCTCGATCCGTCGGTGCGTAAAGGACGTCATCGACGGCGGCGGCGAGTTCTACGCGACCATCGAGGGACGCGACGTGACGGCCGGCGGCCCGCGTATCGTCAAGGGCCGCATCACCGACGTGTCCTTCGAAGTCACCGAGGAGGTCGCCGCGCTCACTCTGGAAACCAGCGACGGCGAGGTGGTCACGGTCGGCGGCCGCGTCGCCGCGCTCGAAGACGTCGAGGCCCACGAGATCCACATCGGCCGCCACGAACCGCCGACGATCGACGAGTAA
- a CDS encoding universal stress protein, which yields MTLVVVPVRYPLTKHSRRTLERAIQVARERDAALTILHVDLYQNGRKVRRTDLKTAVEETFGPIENARYVVRTGFLVEESILDEVAAEKADVVVIGTQQASRLRRIFRRFTDNPDIDRYLRTHLDCDVITVESAAA from the coding sequence ATGACGCTGGTCGTGGTCCCCGTTCGGTACCCCTTGACGAAGCACTCACGACGAACGCTCGAACGGGCAATCCAGGTCGCACGAGAGCGGGACGCAGCCCTGACTATCCTGCACGTCGACCTCTACCAGAACGGGCGAAAGGTGCGCCGAACGGACCTGAAAACCGCCGTCGAGGAGACGTTCGGACCGATCGAGAACGCCCGATACGTCGTTCGAACGGGCTTTCTGGTCGAAGAGAGCATCCTCGACGAAGTCGCCGCCGAGAAAGCCGACGTCGTCGTCATCGGCACCCAGCAGGCGAGTCGACTGCGACGGATCTTTCGGCGCTTCACCGACAACCCAGACATCGATCGGTACCTGCGGACCCACCTCGACTGCGACGTGATCACGGTCGAAAGCGCAGCGGCGTGA
- a CDS encoding polysaccharide deacetylase family protein, whose amino-acid sequence MSRATVCISYHFDAVSTWLWSYDSWDMPTRHSRGVFGAEIGAHRLLDLHDEYDADATWCIPGHTIESFPEICGEVADRGYDIQHHGWTHRGPSTYESREAEQADIERGIDAIYDLTGEKPTGYASPAWDFSEHTLEILLDLGFEWDSSIMTSDFKPHYVYGGWEAPEDGAYDRGEPVDIVELPASWERDDFPALTYTWSRPHRMGYVSEDSLFRRWYDQFDWMYEHVDGGVFVLTLHPQVIGQAHRLQRLDALLDHVSSKPDVAFSTMDEAASAFREKNPDPSAFRDDYFFSHRDRT is encoded by the coding sequence ATGTCACGTGCAACCGTCTGCATCTCGTATCACTTCGACGCCGTCTCGACCTGGCTCTGGTCGTACGACTCGTGGGACATGCCGACGAGACACTCCCGCGGCGTCTTCGGCGCCGAGATCGGCGCCCACCGGCTTCTCGACCTCCACGACGAGTACGACGCCGACGCGACGTGGTGCATCCCCGGGCACACGATCGAGAGCTTTCCGGAGATCTGCGGCGAGGTGGCGGACCGCGGATACGATATCCAGCACCACGGCTGGACCCACCGCGGTCCGTCCACGTACGAGAGCCGCGAAGCCGAGCAGGCGGACATCGAGCGGGGGATCGACGCGATCTACGACCTCACGGGCGAGAAGCCGACCGGCTACGCCTCCCCCGCGTGGGACTTCTCCGAACACACCCTCGAAATCCTCCTCGACCTCGGCTTCGAGTGGGACTCGAGCATCATGACGTCCGACTTCAAACCACACTACGTCTACGGCGGCTGGGAAGCGCCGGAAGACGGCGCGTACGATCGCGGCGAGCCGGTGGACATCGTCGAACTGCCCGCCTCGTGGGAGCGCGACGACTTCCCCGCGCTCACGTACACCTGGTCGCGGCCCCACCGCATGGGGTACGTGAGCGAGGACTCGCTGTTCAGGCGCTGGTACGACCAGTTCGACTGGATGTACGAGCACGTCGACGGCGGCGTGTTCGTCCTGACGCTCCACCCGCAGGTGATCGGACAGGCCCACCGGCTCCAGCGCCTCGATGCGCTACTGGACCACGTGTCGTCGAAGCCCGACGTCGCCTTCTCGACGATGGACGAGGCGGCGTCGGCGTTTCGCGAGAAGAACCCCGATCCCAGCGCGTTCCGCGACGACTACTTCTTCTCGCACCGCGACCGGACCTGA
- a CDS encoding mechanosensitive ion channel family protein has protein sequence MRGVVQGNETNETGNETNQTEIGEAAEGVSDSWLIPDIVQEYVPETVIDVALAVLVLLIGWYLSKLVVRIAGRTVARRIERPSVTRTVLRGVRASVLLLSFVFALAILGVSGFEILLSVTVISAVVAIVLAPLVGSFINGLFVLADRPYEIGDMIEIVDQGHVGFVEDITIRYTKIFTLQNTFLVVPNSAIQQRDVINYSAEDERTRISVEFEVTYESDVETAKRQAERAARSVDAVISGGPDIRIGSARYAAAPICTIKKYADSGILLELFFWINQPYKQPISRSAVQTAIRERFADRDVEFAYPHRHLVFDGTSGVARMAVEERRTDGIRADGSPDSREGDAESTDR, from the coding sequence ATGCGCGGAGTCGTACAGGGAAACGAGACGAACGAGACGGGCAACGAGACGAACCAGACGGAGATCGGTGAGGCTGCCGAGGGCGTGTCCGACTCCTGGCTCATCCCGGATATCGTCCAGGAGTACGTTCCAGAGACTGTCATAGACGTCGCACTCGCGGTGCTCGTCCTCCTTATCGGCTGGTACCTCTCGAAGCTCGTCGTCCGGATCGCCGGCCGGACGGTCGCCCGCCGGATCGAGCGGCCGAGCGTCACCCGAACCGTGCTTCGAGGGGTCAGAGCTTCCGTGCTGTTGCTCTCGTTCGTCTTCGCTCTCGCGATTCTCGGCGTCAGCGGCTTCGAGATCCTCCTTTCAGTGACCGTCATTTCGGCCGTCGTTGCCATCGTGCTCGCGCCGCTGGTCGGCAGTTTCATCAACGGATTGTTCGTCCTCGCGGACCGACCGTACGAGATCGGCGACATGATCGAGATCGTCGATCAGGGTCACGTCGGCTTCGTCGAGGACATCACGATCCGCTACACCAAGATCTTCACCCTCCAAAACACGTTCCTCGTCGTCCCGAACTCCGCGATTCAACAGCGGGACGTCATCAACTACTCCGCCGAAGACGAGCGAACCCGAATCTCGGTCGAGTTCGAGGTCACCTACGAAAGCGACGTCGAGACCGCGAAACGACAGGCCGAACGGGCCGCGCGATCGGTCGACGCGGTCATCTCCGGCGGGCCGGACATCCGGATCGGAAGCGCCCGCTACGCCGCGGCTCCTATCTGTACTATCAAGAAATACGCCGACAGCGGCATCCTCCTCGAACTGTTCTTCTGGATCAACCAGCCGTACAAGCAGCCCATCTCCCGATCGGCCGTCCAGACGGCGATCCGAGAGCGATTCGCCGATCGCGACGTCGAGTTCGCCTACCCGCACCGGCACCTCGTCTTCGACGGCACGAGCGGCGTCGCACGGATGGCCGTCGAGGAGCGACGGACCGACGGGATCCGCGCCGACGGCTCCCCCGATTCGAGGGAGGGTGACGCCGAGTCGACCGATCGGTGA
- a CDS encoding DUF5816 domain-containing protein, whose product METRTTEDGTTVYVAATDGDRGSEGPFLVAYESRDADRRYGWFCTNCESFDNAMDSMGRIKCNRCGNFRKPTEWDAAHE is encoded by the coding sequence ATGGAAACACGGACGACCGAAGACGGAACGACCGTCTACGTGGCAGCGACCGACGGCGATCGCGGCTCCGAAGGCCCCTTTCTCGTCGCTTACGAGTCCCGCGACGCCGATCGCCGATACGGCTGGTTCTGTACGAATTGCGAGAGTTTCGACAACGCGATGGACTCGATGGGGCGGATCAAGTGCAACCGCTGTGGGAACTTTCGCAAGCCGACCGAGTGGGACGCCGCACACGAGTGA
- a CDS encoding metal-dependent hydrolase: MFIGHALLAFAVAALVADRRGWDRRRAAAIGVVAGAFATVPDVDVAYALVGLAEWQLEDGALAASTAFWDASRTVHRSVTHSLLVGAIAAPAFGLFAVRDPDRVRLARTVAVGLLASLAALSFVADGPLIALVAGLFAVSGALVAAVAARSLPFSASSIALAALWGLWSHPWGDFVTGAPPDWLYPLEAPALTARITLHPDPTLHLLGAFAIELAVVWFAIAVVCRLTDRSVVASVDRRAAIGATYGLVALAATPPTLAVSYHFVFSVLGVGLLCGAVRAPTPLDRSTAAALPSPDAVLEVAHTAVAAVAAAIAAYGAVYLFVVVPT, translated from the coding sequence GTGTTCATCGGCCACGCACTGCTCGCGTTCGCCGTCGCGGCACTCGTCGCCGATCGGCGAGGCTGGGACCGTCGTCGGGCTGCCGCCATCGGCGTCGTCGCGGGCGCGTTCGCCACCGTTCCGGACGTCGACGTCGCCTATGCGCTCGTCGGGCTCGCCGAGTGGCAACTCGAGGACGGCGCGCTCGCGGCCTCGACGGCCTTCTGGGACGCGAGCCGGACCGTCCACCGTTCGGTCACACACTCGCTTCTCGTCGGCGCAATTGCGGCGCCGGCGTTCGGGTTGTTCGCGGTCCGCGACCCGGACCGCGTTCGGCTCGCTCGGACCGTCGCCGTCGGACTCCTCGCATCGCTCGCGGCGCTCTCGTTCGTCGCCGACGGTCCCCTGATCGCGCTCGTAGCGGGGCTGTTCGCGGTGAGCGGCGCGCTCGTCGCCGCGGTTGCCGCCCGGTCGCTCCCCTTCTCGGCGAGTTCGATCGCCCTGGCGGCGCTCTGGGGGCTGTGGTCTCACCCCTGGGGGGACTTCGTGACCGGGGCGCCCCCGGACTGGCTCTATCCGCTCGAAGCGCCGGCGCTCACCGCCCGGATTACCCTCCACCCGGATCCGACGCTACACCTTCTCGGCGCCTTCGCGATCGAACTCGCCGTCGTCTGGTTCGCGATCGCGGTGGTCTGTCGGCTCACCGATCGATCGGTCGTCGCGTCCGTCGACCGCAGGGCCGCGATCGGCGCAACCTACGGGCTCGTGGCGCTCGCCGCGACGCCGCCGACCCTCGCGGTCTCGTACCACTTCGTCTTCTCCGTCCTCGGCGTCGGCCTCCTTTGCGGCGCCGTTCGCGCTCCGACGCCGCTCGATCGTTCGACCGCCGCCGCGCTCCCGTCTCCCGACGCGGTTCTCGAGGTCGCACACACGGCCGTCGCTGCCGTGGCGGCGGCGATAGCCGCCTACGGCGCGGTCTATCTATTCGTCGTCGTGCCCACGTGA
- a CDS encoding universal stress protein: MYDAILVPTDGSRTVSRTLDHALPIAETHDATVHALYVVDNRILAAAAEESRPDLERSLATAGDDAVAAVRDRADADGLETVGEVRRGTPPKTILEYADERGIDLIVIGTRGKSPREKVASLGSVSERVVDNASIPVLVVRGVGEN; the protein is encoded by the coding sequence ATGTACGACGCGATTCTCGTACCGACGGACGGCAGCCGGACCGTCTCCAGAACGCTCGATCACGCGTTGCCGATCGCCGAGACCCACGACGCGACGGTCCACGCGCTGTACGTCGTCGACAACCGCATCCTCGCCGCGGCCGCCGAGGAGTCCAGACCGGACCTCGAACGATCGCTGGCGACGGCGGGCGACGACGCGGTCGCCGCCGTCAGGGATCGCGCGGACGCGGACGGCCTCGAGACGGTCGGCGAGGTTCGCCGCGGAACGCCGCCGAAGACCATCCTCGAGTACGCCGACGAGCGGGGGATCGATCTGATCGTCATCGGGACGCGCGGAAAGAGCCCGCGGGAGAAAGTGGCGTCGCTCGGGAGCGTTTCCGAGCGCGTCGTGGACAATGCGTCGATCCCGGTGCTCGTCGTACGCGGCGTGGGGGAGAACTAG
- a CDS encoding pyridoxal-phosphate-dependent aminotransferase family protein — MPDADGSIDVSEIDELTPPDRTLMGPGPSDVHPRVLQAMSTPLVGHLDPSFIEIMNEVQELLRYTFRTDNRWTIPVSGTGSAAMEAAIGNVVEPDDTMLVPTNGYFGGRMASMARRAGGEVVEVDAPWGEPLDPADVSDALAEHDPDVFGFIHAETSTGVLQPDVPELTAAAHDHDALVIADTVTSIGGVELRVDEWDIDVAYAGPQKCLSCPPGASPLTLSDTAMEKVLSRESDPRSWYLDLSLLEGYWGDDRSYHHTAPITNVYAIREALRLVAEEGIERRWARHERLAGALKAGVEAMGLGMNAPDEYWLPSLNAVRVPEGIDDGAVCSELLDRYDLEVASGLGDLDGEIFRIGCMGHSARPENVVYVVTALGDVLEEMGADVDPGAGATATRRALKE, encoded by the coding sequence ATGCCAGACGCTGACGGCTCGATCGACGTGTCGGAGATCGACGAACTGACCCCGCCGGATCGAACGCTGATGGGGCCGGGGCCGAGCGACGTCCACCCGCGGGTCCTGCAGGCGATGAGCACGCCGCTCGTGGGTCACCTCGATCCGTCGTTCATCGAGATCATGAACGAGGTCCAGGAGCTGCTGCGGTACACCTTCCGGACGGACAACCGGTGGACGATTCCGGTTTCGGGAACCGGCTCCGCCGCGATGGAGGCTGCGATCGGCAACGTCGTCGAACCGGACGATACGATGCTCGTGCCGACGAACGGCTACTTCGGCGGCCGGATGGCGTCGATGGCCCGTCGTGCGGGCGGCGAGGTCGTCGAGGTCGACGCCCCGTGGGGCGAGCCGCTCGATCCCGCCGACGTCTCCGACGCGCTCGCGGAACACGATCCGGACGTGTTCGGATTCATCCACGCCGAGACGAGCACGGGCGTGCTCCAGCCCGACGTCCCGGAACTGACCGCCGCGGCCCACGATCACGACGCCCTGGTGATCGCCGACACCGTGACCTCGATCGGCGGCGTCGAACTGCGCGTCGACGAGTGGGATATCGACGTCGCCTACGCGGGCCCCCAGAAGTGTCTCTCCTGTCCGCCGGGCGCGAGTCCGCTCACGCTCTCGGATACGGCGATGGAGAAGGTCCTCTCGCGCGAGTCGGACCCCCGATCGTGGTACCTCGACCTCTCCCTGCTGGAGGGCTACTGGGGCGACGATCGATCGTACCACCACACCGCGCCGATCACGAACGTCTACGCGATCCGAGAGGCGCTACGGCTGGTCGCCGAGGAGGGCATCGAACGGCGGTGGGCCCGTCACGAACGCCTGGCCGGCGCGCTGAAAGCCGGCGTCGAGGCGATGGGCCTGGGGATGAACGCCCCCGACGAGTACTGGCTCCCCAGCCTCAACGCCGTCCGCGTCCCCGAAGGGATCGACGACGGCGCGGTCTGTTCGGAATTGCTCGATCGGTACGACCTCGAGGTGGCGAGCGGTCTCGGCGACCTCGACGGGGAGATCTTCCGGATCGGTTGTATGGGCCACTCCGCGCGGCCGGAGAACGTCGTCTACGTGGTCACTGCGCTCGGCGACGTACTGGAGGAGATGGGTGCCGACGTCGATCCGGGCGCCGGCGCGACGGCGACGCGACGGGCGCTAAAAGAGTGA
- a CDS encoding dodecin — translation MVFKKITLIGTSTESFDAAADNAIDRAEETLQNVYWIEVDELGVEIASVEDREYQAEVTVAFELEE, via the coding sequence ATGGTCTTCAAGAAGATCACGCTGATCGGGACGAGCACGGAGAGCTTCGACGCCGCCGCGGACAACGCCATCGATCGGGCCGAGGAGACGCTCCAGAACGTCTACTGGATCGAGGTCGACGAGCTCGGGGTCGAAATCGCGAGCGTCGAGGACCGGGAGTACCAGGCCGAGGTCACCGTCGCGTTCGAACTCGAGGAGTGA
- a CDS encoding extracellular solute-binding protein, translated as MGQDHTNPGARAGVSRRTFVKAASASTVGGTIAVAGCVGQGREPNTVVMTGATDFEGILHTEGDKPSVQQALWDAGLDENITVEVQTVVSDSVQRMQEAQSTLQAGRSPPDIHMMDTGWTVPFILREQTTNLSDELPDVANRVENQYLEMLVRTAQHPETGDLHGVPLFTDLGFTLYRQDLIKDAGHNAENWGQEPPSWEEFSTAVSDAKAKAGLDYGYTTQAATYEGLSCCTFNETMTSWGGAYFGGVDNLFTAGDRPITVDEKNAVDAVRMMRTFVDENAPNALDEYNGICPTSIVQWTEQESLGPFADGNAVAHRNWSFAMAETGGEDAFGKDLGVTTTPIGVPQDEAEYPGVGGTASALGGWNLVVSPYTERKEEAFQVLDAFATEEVMLTIFELQGFLPPKIELVTEASEEDVGPLARYSNQIQQASENAIPRPVTDVWPEQSALIYQEVNAAYRGAKSPEAAMSDLANRLERSETEVAQQNGG; from the coding sequence ATGGGACAAGATCATACAAATCCCGGCGCCCGTGCCGGGGTGTCCCGTCGGACGTTCGTAAAGGCCGCATCAGCATCGACGGTGGGCGGGACGATCGCTGTCGCCGGCTGCGTGGGGCAGGGGCGAGAGCCGAACACCGTTGTGATGACCGGTGCGACGGACTTCGAGGGGATTCTCCACACTGAAGGGGACAAACCATCGGTGCAACAGGCGCTGTGGGACGCCGGGCTCGACGAAAACATCACGGTCGAAGTACAGACTGTCGTCAGCGATTCAGTCCAGCGGATGCAGGAGGCCCAATCGACGCTGCAGGCGGGCCGATCACCGCCGGACATCCACATGATGGATACCGGATGGACGGTTCCGTTCATCCTGCGGGAACAAACGACGAACCTGTCCGACGAACTTCCGGACGTCGCCAACCGCGTCGAAAACCAGTATCTCGAGATGCTGGTACGGACGGCGCAACATCCGGAAACGGGCGACCTGCACGGGGTGCCGCTGTTCACGGACCTCGGGTTCACGCTCTATCGGCAGGATCTCATCAAGGACGCCGGTCACAACGCCGAAAATTGGGGCCAGGAACCGCCGTCGTGGGAGGAGTTCTCGACTGCCGTGAGCGACGCGAAGGCAAAGGCCGGCCTCGATTACGGATACACCACTCAGGCGGCCACCTACGAGGGACTGTCGTGTTGTACGTTCAACGAAACGATGACGAGCTGGGGTGGGGCGTACTTCGGCGGCGTCGACAACCTGTTCACCGCTGGCGATCGACCGATCACGGTCGACGAGAAGAACGCCGTGGACGCGGTTCGGATGATGCGGACGTTCGTTGACGAGAACGCCCCGAACGCGCTCGACGAGTACAACGGGATCTGCCCGACGTCGATCGTCCAGTGGACCGAACAGGAGTCGCTCGGTCCGTTCGCCGACGGGAACGCGGTTGCACACCGGAACTGGTCGTTCGCGATGGCCGAAACCGGCGGGGAAGACGCATTCGGCAAGGATCTCGGCGTTACGACGACGCCGATCGGGGTTCCGCAGGACGAAGCCGAGTATCCGGGTGTCGGCGGCACGGCGTCAGCACTCGGCGGCTGGAACCTCGTCGTGAGCCCGTACACCGAACGGAAGGAGGAGGCCTTCCAGGTGCTCGATGCGTTCGCGACCGAGGAGGTCATGCTCACGATCTTCGAACTGCAGGGGTTCCTGCCGCCGAAAATCGAACTCGTGACGGAGGCCAGCGAGGAGGACGTCGGCCCGCTCGCCCGGTACTCCAACCAGATCCAGCAGGCCAGCGAGAACGCGATCCCGCGACCGGTGACTGACGTCTGGCCGGAGCAGTCGGCGCTGATCTACCAGGAGGTCAACGCGGCCTACCGCGGCGCGAAATCGCCCGAGGCGGCGATGAGCGACCTGGCGAATCGGCTGGAACGAAGCGAAACGGAGGTGGCACAACAGAATGGCGGCTGA
- a CDS encoding carbohydrate ABC transporter permease: MAADTDTLIGGETETEHDRTGNAVVNWMENLSEEAYAYLLLLPAFALLTLIAFYPLISTFIMSLRADQTRGLDPLGGFVGVENYVDILTGNARLARQFLDVSLSGSFPFVELGVPFFQQALFVTLAFAIISVFFETIIGFGQAYVLDQDFRGRRWVRVAIILPWAVPIVIQGMIFFLIFQPEVGFGTNIMQQLGIFSAAPLANSRDAFIIILVADIWKSSAFMALLILAGLQSVDRSLYDVARVAGASPWQRFKMITLPLVLPALLVAMLFRTMDAMRVFGLIESTAGCTTVPSLTCLVVEAMFGGTRIFATAAAVAFATALVIGLIIGVYVLLFRDTEGGPY, from the coding sequence ATGGCGGCTGATACGGACACCCTGATCGGCGGCGAAACCGAAACTGAACACGATCGGACGGGGAACGCGGTCGTCAACTGGATGGAGAACCTGAGCGAGGAGGCGTACGCGTATCTCCTCCTGCTTCCGGCGTTCGCCCTGTTGACGCTGATCGCGTTCTATCCGCTGATCAGCACGTTCATCATGTCGTTGCGCGCGGACCAGACCCGCGGACTCGATCCGCTCGGGGGCTTCGTCGGCGTCGAGAACTACGTCGACATCCTGACGGGGAACGCGCGACTCGCCAGGCAGTTCCTCGACGTCTCGCTGTCGGGGTCGTTCCCGTTCGTCGAACTCGGGGTCCCGTTCTTCCAGCAGGCGCTGTTCGTCACGCTGGCGTTCGCGATCATCAGCGTCTTCTTCGAGACGATCATCGGCTTCGGTCAGGCCTACGTCCTTGACCAGGACTTCCGCGGACGGCGCTGGGTTCGCGTCGCCATCATCCTCCCGTGGGCGGTGCCGATCGTGATCCAGGGGATGATCTTCTTCCTGATCTTCCAGCCGGAAGTCGGGTTCGGGACCAACATCATGCAGCAACTCGGCATCTTCAGCGCCGCGCCGCTGGCGAACAGCCGCGACGCGTTCATCATCATCCTCGTCGCCGACATCTGGAAGTCCTCGGCGTTCATGGCCCTGCTCATCCTCGCCGGCCTCCAGAGCGTCGATCGGAGCCTGTACGACGTCGCACGCGTCGCCGGGGCATCGCCGTGGCAGCGATTCAAGATGATCACGTTACCGCTCGTGTTGCCGGCGCTGCTGGTGGCGATGCTGTTCCGCACGATGGACGCGATGCGCGTGTTCGGACTGATCGAGTCGACCGCGGGCTGTACGACCGTGCCGTCGCTGACGTGTCTCGTCGTCGAGGCGATGTTCGGCGGCACCCGCATCTTCGCGACGGCCGCCGCCGTCGCGTTCGCGACCGCACTCGTGATCGGCCTGATAATCGGCGTGTACGTGTTGCTCTTCCGCGACACCGAAGGAGGGCCCTACTGA